Proteins from one Deltaproteobacteria bacterium genomic window:
- a CDS encoding cyclic nucleotide-binding domain-containing protein, whose translation MQQLDEVSEDLCIWMKKELSLFPYFKEEDLADLPCFFDLVKVRAGETVCGEGDFCDYLAFIVSGRLEISKQTEFPGKNVVIGVYSRGTVMGELCLLDNHPRAVTAVALEDSTLVTLSRDNFNLMLEAFPESGVKFLKGLLLAVSIRLRKSYDRLASIF comes from the coding sequence ATGCAACAGTTAGATGAAGTCTCGGAAGATCTCTGCATCTGGATGAAAAAGGAGCTCAGCCTCTTTCCCTACTTCAAGGAGGAGGACCTGGCCGACCTGCCCTGCTTCTTCGACCTCGTTAAGGTCAGGGCGGGAGAGACGGTCTGCGGCGAGGGTGATTTCTGCGACTACCTGGCTTTTATCGTATCGGGCCGCCTGGAAATCAGCAAGCAGACCGAGTTTCCGGGCAAGAACGTGGTCATCGGGGTGTACAGCAGGGGAACGGTCATGGGAGAGCTCTGCCTCCTCGACAATCATCCCCGGGCAGTCACCGCCGTGGCCCTGGAGGATTCGACGCTGGTAACCCTCTCCCGGGATAATTTCAACCTCATGCTCGAGGCCTTTCCCGAATCGGGAGTTAAATTCTTGAAGGGATTGCTCCTGGCCGTGTCCATCCGGCTCAGAAAATCATACGATCGCCTCGCGTCCATCTTCTGA
- a CDS encoding ABC transporter substrate-binding protein: MAKRARFLLIPIIFLLLTPAAAPGSRGPTDQVRETVDRVIELLKDKEMDSGKRRQMLSSLIRKRFEFRIMSQQVLATNWKKANPDERDRFVTLFSDLLENTYMERIEAYTDEKVEYVNEKVRDDRAIVETIIVTKTADIPIRYKLVMKGDEWLVYDVVIEEVSLIRNYRSSYREIVMKDGIEGLLARMEEKVKEMNETSKKAEK, from the coding sequence ATGGCCAAGAGAGCACGCTTTTTACTCATACCCATCATTTTTCTGCTGCTCACCCCGGCGGCAGCTCCAGGAAGCCGCGGCCCGACGGACCAGGTCCGGGAAACAGTCGACCGGGTCATCGAGCTTTTGAAGGACAAGGAGATGGACAGCGGCAAAAGGCGCCAGATGCTGAGCTCTCTGATCAGAAAGAGGTTCGAGTTCAGGATCATGTCGCAGCAGGTCCTGGCGACGAACTGGAAGAAGGCAAACCCCGATGAAAGGGACAGGTTCGTGACCCTCTTCTCCGACCTTCTCGAGAACACTTACATGGAGCGTATCGAGGCATACACGGACGAGAAAGTGGAGTACGTAAACGAAAAGGTAAGGGATGACCGTGCCATCGTAGAGACGATTATCGTCACCAAGACCGCAGATATTCCCATACGGTACAAATTGGTCATGAAAGGAGACGAGTGGCTGGTCTACGACGTGGTGATCGAGGAGGTGAGCCTCATCAGGAATTACCGGAGCAGCTACCGCGAGATAGTCATGAAAGATGGCATCGAGGGGCTGCTCGCACGGATGGAGGAGAAGGTCAAGGAGATGAATGAAACGAGCAAAAAGGCTGAAAAGTGA